A single region of the Candidatus Kryptoniota bacterium genome encodes:
- a CDS encoding T9SS type A sorting domain-containing protein, with protein sequence MPSGSRFLKHELDVIGSVFRYATILISLFGTGGASAQWVQSGSSSFGSVTAFAFVGTNIFAGTDNGGIFVSGDGGASWKPENTAFGNAAVTSIVYWQTQLFAATFGGGIFFSSDDGASWESSEFSHPYVQCLAVSGTNIFVGTWSSGAYVSTDTGRTWAAINKGLPVYNGGGLPTVNAFAVDGSSIYTGTDGGVYVSTNNGANWDSANTHMTNVFVTSLAANGTNLYAGTFHGIYLSSDNGGNWTILSNGAPDTVIESIAVGSSGVIAATDDGLCLSTDNGSSWSTLRLGLANPFFGCVAANGSEAIAGAGDAGTFFSTSGGLTWVALSSALPASEVMTLAVDGSQLLAGTDAGIFVSSDSGASWSPSNVNLPATTVDAFAVNAGDILAGTAGNGVFLSTDNGSTWNAADTGLTSPNISSLALLPSSGGTILAGTPAGVFLTTNNGATWTASDSGLPSSRAIIGIWAAGGKTFASIATGLFVSTDSGAIWNSYWTNPGVTDFDEANSNVFVVSNSAIFETTDGGTDWIQSDSGFTSNNIVTFASLNHGLFAGTNDGNVFVSTDVGVSWQHLGTGLPVSSVISIAPFGNYLFAGTSGNGVWKLNIPDSITPVRASPPPVAKQFYLEQNYPNPFNPATTIGYAVPRAGHVLLQVFDVQGRNVETLVDRNQDAGPYIVTFYGTRFASGIYFYRITLKVTATGELISAVKKMLVLK encoded by the coding sequence GTGCCAAGCGGCTCTCGTTTTCTCAAACATGAGCTCGACGTGATTGGATCAGTTTTTCGATATGCGACGATCTTGATCTCGCTCTTCGGGACCGGCGGTGCATCGGCCCAATGGGTCCAGTCCGGCAGCTCTTCCTTCGGTTCGGTGACGGCATTCGCTTTCGTCGGCACTAATATCTTTGCGGGGACCGACAATGGGGGAATCTTCGTTTCAGGCGACGGCGGCGCGAGCTGGAAGCCGGAGAACACTGCATTCGGAAACGCGGCAGTAACTTCAATAGTCTATTGGCAAACGCAACTCTTTGCCGCGACTTTCGGAGGAGGAATATTTTTTTCCTCGGATGACGGGGCGTCGTGGGAATCGTCTGAGTTCTCCCACCCATACGTTCAGTGCCTTGCAGTTAGCGGGACCAACATCTTCGTCGGCACGTGGAGCAGCGGTGCCTATGTGTCGACTGACACCGGCCGCACATGGGCAGCCATAAACAAGGGATTGCCAGTTTACAACGGTGGAGGGTTGCCGACAGTAAACGCGTTCGCAGTCGACGGGTCGTCCATCTACACCGGCACAGACGGCGGCGTTTATGTATCAACCAATAACGGCGCGAACTGGGACAGCGCCAACACTCACATGACAAACGTGTTCGTCACTTCATTAGCGGCAAACGGAACGAATCTTTACGCCGGTACCTTTCACGGAATCTATCTCTCCTCTGACAACGGAGGCAACTGGACAATATTGAGTAACGGCGCTCCCGATACCGTAATTGAGTCTATTGCGGTGGGATCGTCGGGCGTAATCGCGGCTACCGACGACGGATTATGTCTCTCGACCGACAACGGTTCGAGCTGGTCGACGTTGCGGCTCGGTCTGGCCAATCCTTTTTTTGGTTGTGTCGCCGCGAACGGGAGTGAAGCCATCGCCGGTGCGGGAGACGCCGGCACATTCTTCTCCACCAGCGGTGGGCTAACATGGGTTGCATTGAGTTCAGCGCTGCCTGCTTCAGAAGTGATGACCCTTGCGGTTGATGGCTCCCAACTGCTCGCTGGAACCGACGCTGGCATATTCGTTTCGTCCGATAGCGGAGCTTCATGGTCACCGTCCAACGTGAATCTGCCCGCCACTACTGTCGATGCATTCGCCGTGAACGCAGGCGACATCCTGGCTGGTACCGCCGGAAATGGCGTGTTTCTCTCTACTGACAACGGGTCAACATGGAACGCGGCGGACACCGGACTCACAAGTCCAAACATCTCGTCATTGGCGTTACTCCCGTCGTCCGGCGGGACCATTCTTGCAGGCACTCCAGCAGGTGTTTTTCTAACAACGAATAACGGAGCAACGTGGACGGCTTCCGACAGCGGTCTCCCTTCAAGCAGAGCAATCATTGGCATCTGGGCGGCGGGAGGGAAGACGTTTGCTTCAATCGCGACCGGACTATTTGTATCCACGGACAGCGGTGCCATTTGGAACAGTTACTGGACAAACCCTGGCGTGACGGATTTTGATGAGGCGAACTCAAACGTCTTCGTCGTCTCAAATTCCGCAATCTTTGAAACTACAGATGGCGGAACGGACTGGATTCAATCGGACAGCGGGTTCACAAGTAACAATATTGTCACTTTCGCTTCCCTCAATCATGGTCTTTTTGCCGGCACTAACGACGGTAACGTATTCGTCTCGACTGACGTGGGCGTGAGCTGGCAGCATCTTGGGACCGGGCTTCCGGTTTCCAGCGTCATCTCAATCGCACCGTTCGGAAATTACCTTTTCGCCGGCACAAGCGGGAACGGCGTATGGAAATTGAATATTCCTGATTCAATAACTCCCGTCAGAGCAAGCCCGCCGCCAGTTGCCAAACAGTTTTATCTCGAACAGAATTATCCGAATCCATTCAATCCGGCCACTACTATTGGGTACGCTGTTCCTCGCGCCGGCCACGTGCTGCTTCAGGTGTTTGATGTCCAAGGACGAAATGTCGAGACGCTTGTAGACAGGAACCAGGACGCGGGGCCATATATCGTGACATTTTACGGGACCAGATTTGCCTCAGGCATCTATTTCTACAGAATCACTCTGAAGGTCACCGCGACGGGTGAACTAATCTCCGCAGTTAAGAAGATGTTAGTTCTGAAATGA
- a CDS encoding alpha-amylase family glycosyl hydrolase, translated as MKSDLSRRSFISRVAAAAAGLGLLKSNSEAGKIRSLFGPGERAEPLSTVDRKEFVNGEITGKCAVPPNCPEWAHNAVFYQIYPQSFYDSNGDGIGDLNGIIDKLDYVKSLGVDAIWINPFFDSPFGDGGYDISDYYKVAPRYGTNDDAKRLFEEAHKRGLRILFDFVASYTSIEHPWFKASAQQEKNEYSNWYIWTDNVWLNPPKEYQGSFIKGYGRRNGQYLLNFYYSEPALNYGFASPDAEQKWELPIDHPDVLAVREEMKRVFRYWMEMGADGFRADMAGALVKTANVEGNEQFFKTHEDGTKNFWREVREILNKDFPDAFIVSEWSYPAAALDGCFHADFFHWFQGYNDLFQKEDWRILNGYSEGHSYFDNEGKGDIAFFLNRFMEQYDRTKGKGYISLPLGNHDNARLGNRRTDDDLEIIYAFGLTMPGVTFIYYGNEIGMRQMPEDWPQVEGAYRPRNGARTPMQWSTGKNLGFSTASAEKLYLPVDPANDAPTVEDSEKNRDSLLQRTRKLITLKHSEPALSAYAEFVPLFAKENTYPFIYARSKDKDVIIVILNPSASESAADFELNVTYSTMSLFAGKEVRITKVDRKHSVIVPGRTYAIYKLNV; from the coding sequence ATGAAGAGTGATTTAAGCAGACGTTCATTCATCTCACGCGTGGCTGCAGCCGCTGCCGGACTTGGACTACTCAAATCTAATTCTGAAGCAGGTAAGATTCGGAGCCTTTTCGGTCCCGGTGAAAGAGCCGAACCACTTTCCACGGTTGACCGAAAGGAATTTGTGAACGGAGAAATTACAGGGAAGTGCGCTGTCCCCCCTAATTGTCCTGAATGGGCGCACAACGCGGTATTTTACCAGATCTATCCGCAAAGTTTCTACGATTCAAACGGAGACGGCATTGGTGATCTCAACGGAATTATCGACAAGCTCGATTACGTAAAAAGTCTCGGCGTAGACGCAATCTGGATCAATCCGTTCTTCGACTCGCCTTTCGGCGACGGAGGTTACGACATTTCTGATTATTACAAAGTCGCACCACGGTACGGAACGAACGACGATGCGAAAAGATTATTTGAAGAAGCACACAAGCGCGGGCTGAGAATCCTTTTTGATTTTGTGGCAAGCTATACATCTATAGAGCATCCGTGGTTCAAAGCGTCCGCGCAGCAGGAGAAGAATGAGTACTCGAACTGGTATATCTGGACAGACAATGTCTGGTTGAATCCGCCGAAGGAGTACCAGGGATCATTCATAAAGGGGTACGGCAGGAGGAACGGACAATATTTGCTCAATTTCTATTACTCCGAGCCGGCGCTTAATTACGGTTTCGCCTCGCCCGATGCGGAACAGAAGTGGGAGCTGCCTATAGATCACCCGGACGTTCTCGCGGTGAGAGAGGAGATGAAAAGAGTCTTCCGCTACTGGATGGAAATGGGTGCAGACGGTTTTCGAGCTGACATGGCAGGCGCGCTCGTCAAGACCGCGAACGTCGAGGGCAACGAACAATTCTTCAAGACTCATGAAGATGGCACGAAAAACTTCTGGCGTGAAGTCAGAGAAATCCTAAACAAGGATTTTCCCGACGCGTTTATCGTCTCCGAATGGTCATATCCGGCCGCGGCGCTCGATGGATGTTTTCACGCCGATTTCTTTCATTGGTTCCAGGGATATAACGATCTATTTCAGAAAGAAGACTGGAGAATTCTCAACGGCTACTCGGAAGGCCACAGTTACTTCGACAATGAAGGGAAAGGCGATATCGCATTCTTCCTGAATAGATTCATGGAGCAGTATGACCGCACTAAGGGTAAAGGATACATTTCTCTTCCGCTCGGGAACCACGACAACGCGCGTCTCGGTAATCGCCGGACCGACGATGACCTGGAGATAATATATGCTTTCGGATTGACGATGCCGGGTGTAACATTTATCTATTATGGGAACGAGATCGGCATGCGTCAAATGCCGGAGGACTGGCCACAGGTCGAGGGCGCATACCGTCCGCGAAACGGAGCGAGGACTCCAATGCAGTGGTCGACCGGAAAGAATCTCGGCTTCTCCACCGCATCCGCAGAAAAGCTCTACTTGCCCGTGGATCCCGCGAATGATGCTCCGACTGTTGAAGACTCGGAAAAGAATCGCGACTCTCTTCTACAGAGGACGCGCAAACTTATTACGTTGAAACATTCCGAACCGGCACTCTCCGCTTACGCGGAGTTCGTTCCGCTTTTCGCGAAGGAAAACACTTATCCTTTCATATACGCCCGATCAAAAGACAAAGACGTAATAATTGTAATCTTGAATCCGTCTGCGAGCGAATCGGCTGCCGATTTTGAATTGAACGTAACATACTCCACCATGAGCTTGTTCGCTGGAAAGGAAGTCAGGATAACAAAAGTCGACCGCAAGCACTCAGTAATCGTGCCCGGACGAACTTACGCGATCTACAAACTGAATGTTTAA
- a CDS encoding T9SS type A sorting domain-containing protein codes for MKRSLLTILFMLVTVPAALYAAAPDTVWVPNDYNQGTINDVINAVQNDTLSNGVPKDTTAVFMLYRGGYYVLNGTLTLKRGTHYAIEGEPAPSSGLDSGMAIIIPGLVSGGYYNYIIDCFGDLSAKNVWFIYGYTSSGTQDWMTLQFEQNDNAQAVGDFDNCIFDYVRAMAVTSNRSGFVGKFNRTTFRNCIDPSQWWAGRMFATVSQTITTDSIGAENCTFENMGFAFQTDYIPPVRTWFNHNTFLNIVKFPFKFYYMTHLVCTNNVFVNCHFSGERYNDRIEQDPDNLLYGAVLDVDTMDTRDGLAGTLYNGVPENQRVVIFYNNSNYTDPAFQTFYTTYDDTVSALRGQILAEPMMNARTLDMFTWHPFMKMANVYDATDPSFVTPATNMDSIMAFLFQKYVPSAQGGGGNIMWGYQTDSTLLGIWPTHENLAYTNSTLLTAGMGGFPLGDLFHWFPTQYTSWAAQQSAEDSHIYQIATGVKTLPGSAPAKFALDQNYPNPFNPSTIINYTVPQRETVTLKVFNVLGQEVATVFNGIQNPGNYQATFNGSKFASGVYFYRLQAGSTSLTKKMILTK; via the coding sequence ATGAAAAGATCATTGCTTACAATTCTTTTCATGCTTGTGACGGTTCCGGCTGCACTATACGCCGCGGCGCCGGACACCGTTTGGGTTCCTAATGATTACAACCAGGGAACCATCAACGACGTAATCAATGCTGTTCAAAACGACACGCTGAGCAACGGCGTTCCGAAGGATACCACTGCCGTTTTCATGTTGTACAGGGGGGGATATTATGTCTTGAATGGAACTCTTACTCTCAAACGTGGAACGCATTACGCAATTGAAGGAGAACCTGCGCCTTCAAGCGGGCTCGATTCCGGAATGGCTATCATAATTCCAGGTCTGGTCAGCGGAGGATATTATAATTACATTATCGACTGCTTCGGTGACCTTTCAGCAAAGAACGTGTGGTTCATTTACGGATACACGTCCAGTGGAACTCAGGATTGGATGACATTGCAATTCGAACAGAACGACAATGCTCAGGCCGTCGGCGATTTCGACAATTGCATTTTTGATTACGTTCGAGCGATGGCGGTAACTTCCAATCGTTCCGGATTCGTGGGAAAGTTCAACAGGACTACTTTCAGAAACTGCATAGATCCCTCACAATGGTGGGCAGGAAGAATGTTTGCGACCGTCTCGCAGACGATTACCACAGACTCAATCGGAGCGGAGAATTGCACTTTTGAAAATATGGGTTTCGCGTTCCAGACAGATTACATCCCGCCAGTGCGCACCTGGTTCAACCACAACACTTTCCTTAACATTGTCAAGTTTCCTTTCAAGTTCTACTACATGACGCATCTCGTGTGCACTAACAACGTATTCGTGAATTGCCACTTCTCCGGAGAACGGTACAATGACAGGATAGAACAGGATCCTGACAACCTCCTTTACGGCGCAGTGCTCGATGTCGATACGATGGACACTCGGGACGGACTCGCCGGAACACTTTACAACGGGGTGCCGGAAAACCAGCGGGTTGTGATCTTCTACAACAACAGCAATTACACCGACCCGGCCTTCCAAACATTTTACACAACATACGATGATACCGTATCCGCTTTGCGCGGTCAGATACTCGCCGAGCCGATGATGAATGCCCGGACTCTGGACATGTTTACCTGGCACCCATTTATGAAGATGGCGAATGTGTACGATGCTACGGATCCCAGCTTCGTTACTCCGGCGACCAACATGGATAGCATCATGGCATTTCTGTTCCAGAAGTACGTACCATCGGCACAGGGTGGAGGTGGAAACATTATGTGGGGCTACCAGACCGATTCCACACTCCTGGGAATCTGGCCGACGCACGAGAACCTGGCCTACACAAATTCCACGCTGCTGACCGCGGGCATGGGCGGTTTCCCACTCGGTGATCTCTTTCACTGGTTCCCGACTCAGTACACTTCATGGGCAGCGCAACAGTCGGCAGAAGACTCTCATATCTATCAAATTGCCACTGGCGTGAAGACACTCCCGGGAAGTGCTCCAGCAAAATTTGCACTTGACCAGAACTATCCGAATCCGTTCAACCCGTCGACAATAATCAACTACACTGTGCCTCAGAGGGAAACTGTCACGTTGAAGGTGTTCAACGTACTCGGTCAGGAAGTCGCGACTGTATTCAACGGCATACAGAATCCCGGAAATTACCAGGCGACCTTCAATGGAAGTAAGTTCGCCAGCGGTGTCTACTTCTATCGCCTGCAGGCGGGATCAACATCTCTTACAAAGAAAATGATTCTGACAAAATGA
- a CDS encoding thioredoxin-like domain-containing protein, with protein MKKSFFLVFCILILCSIAGARIVVTGRVTDSDGKPLLRADVTLTKPPDLIPFASIETAKDGTFQIDIDSSGIWILRASGVLHNNVQVALYIKDQKSVDLRIGLGAYPYLSDFGQARVIGDFNNWSILSAVPMRPQPDGTYQAVVASKSDSVAYRLRNVRKGENVEGTLARKYDCTPAGVYSSVTATRDGKATIVFDPGMLPRSSTPSWIKSSDEFVSKFAQNYLELLRTRENYVSTFSGYMISRGKQKELKFDWSDIFASLEKRIHEEENPSLREELCLEFIDFALISNKFDDSLYAAALHEISPASRVWVLIPHDLFSTLVHSGLSADEQSRYVEQILASNPEIRVKSSLALDEFMARRLGGEAKRAASFYDLMMKNYAGTPEQVRVHEAFPHEYDMMVGKQLPEFLLRSMDDTSKIANNKMLSGKYFLMDFWSAASPVCVGERKYLETIYRNYKERNFQILSMSLDSSRQEVMRFRRGKWKMPWFNAYVGNSMQNIILKTFQVIVIPKLILVDPKGTIIAISDDPKANGLDSLLSRLLVK; from the coding sequence ATGAAAAAATCATTCTTCCTGGTATTCTGCATTTTGATACTGTGCTCCATTGCGGGAGCTCGTATCGTTGTCACCGGTAGGGTGACGGACTCCGATGGAAAGCCGTTGCTCCGAGCAGATGTTACACTCACCAAACCTCCTGACCTTATCCCGTTTGCGAGCATTGAAACCGCAAAGGACGGCACGTTTCAAATTGATATCGACTCATCTGGCATATGGATACTCCGGGCCTCCGGTGTACTTCACAATAATGTCCAGGTTGCGCTGTATATCAAAGATCAAAAGAGTGTAGACTTGAGAATCGGACTGGGTGCATATCCATATCTTAGCGACTTCGGCCAGGCAAGGGTGATCGGCGACTTCAATAATTGGTCGATACTGTCGGCTGTTCCAATGAGGCCGCAACCCGACGGGACGTATCAAGCGGTAGTGGCGTCGAAATCAGATTCAGTTGCATATCGCCTGAGAAATGTCCGCAAAGGGGAAAATGTTGAGGGGACTCTTGCCCGCAAATATGACTGCACTCCTGCCGGCGTATACAGTTCAGTGACAGCCACACGCGACGGGAAGGCAACGATAGTCTTTGACCCCGGAATGCTCCCGCGCTCTTCGACACCTTCATGGATCAAGTCATCGGACGAATTTGTGTCGAAGTTCGCGCAGAATTACCTCGAACTGCTAAGGACGCGTGAGAACTACGTTTCCACTTTCAGTGGCTACATGATTTCGCGCGGGAAACAAAAAGAACTTAAGTTTGACTGGTCCGATATCTTTGCATCTCTGGAGAAAAGAATTCACGAGGAAGAGAATCCATCTCTAAGAGAGGAACTCTGCTTGGAATTTATTGACTTTGCGCTGATAAGCAACAAGTTCGACGACTCGTTATATGCGGCCGCGTTGCATGAAATCTCACCAGCTTCCAGGGTATGGGTTCTCATTCCGCACGATCTCTTCTCGACGCTCGTCCACAGCGGCTTGAGCGCGGACGAGCAATCCAGGTATGTGGAGCAGATTCTCGCATCAAATCCCGAGATTCGAGTGAAGTCATCTCTTGCCTTAGATGAATTCATGGCTCGCCGGCTTGGTGGAGAAGCGAAGCGAGCTGCAAGTTTCTATGATCTCATGATGAAGAATTATGCCGGCACTCCCGAGCAAGTGAGGGTGCACGAGGCATTTCCCCATGAATATGACATGATGGTAGGAAAGCAGCTTCCGGAATTTTTGCTGAGATCCATGGATGATACCTCTAAGATTGCGAACAATAAAATGCTGTCCGGCAAGTATTTCCTTATGGATTTTTGGTCCGCAGCCTCTCCGGTATGTGTGGGGGAAAGGAAGTATCTCGAGACAATCTACCGGAATTACAAGGAAAGGAATTTTCAGATTTTGAGTATGTCGCTGGATAGTTCGCGTCAGGAAGTTATGAGGTTTCGCCGCGGCAAGTGGAAAATGCCATGGTTCAATGCTTATGTCGGGAATAGCATGCAAAACATAATCTTGAAGACTTTTCAGGTCATCGTAATACCGAAGTTGATCCTGGTTGATCCGAAAGGGACGATCATCGCTATAAGTGACGATCCCAAGGCTAATGGTTTGGACTCGTTGCTCAGCCGCCTCCTGGTGAAGTAG
- a CDS encoding T9SS type A sorting domain-containing protein, which yields MLRFRYLAHNQLIAILLFACVINAAFASTPYKWKSVIAGGGGFVPGIIYHPTARGLAYARTDIGGAYRWDNSTSQWIPLTDMMTRNNSDYMGILSIAVDRSDTNRVYMECGKYTQSWAGTGAVLSSTDQGNSWSINPIPVKIGGNEDGRGAGERLQVDPNADSILFMGTTKDGLWKSTDFAATWTKDTAFGAANVDFVLFDPTSSTPGDATQRLFVGVVNTGGQSLYRSDDGGGSFTLVAGQPSGVMAIRADIADSMLYVTFANYQGPNSATSGSVWKYNVNSGAWTNISPSSGSYGFSGISVYQRNPNYIIVSTLDRWSPMDEVYLSTNGGASWSGRLVGMNLDHSFAPYTSTVNPHWLAALVMDPFDSSKGMFGTGFGIWACDNLFASTPTWFFKDKNLEETVPMQIISPTFTNLMSAMGDYDGFRHDNLDASPAQGRYNPPKGTTLSIASAGLVPSKVVKAYNSSPYGAYSTDGGSSWHDFTGSRGSPAYPTGANGGGTWSIAISSDGNTIVWGPSGVSSLYYSTNFGKSWSKSLNISSAPPPVADRMNPEKFYAFDYSLGKISVSINGAETFFQGATGLPTTSSMEDDHLSAVPGREGDVWICCGDNGLFHSTNSGTSVTQITSVTAAYKVGFGKPLVAGEYPAIYINGVVGGVLGIYRSDDSSATWVRINDDEHQFGWVHQVTGDMRVYGRCYVSAEGRGIQYGEPVGSDTTDNPSSFRIMNTPTDSLKHFYQNISVSLSKATDPESNPLTYILHFFGPGVDTTCVSPDTAVVFSVGNILPSSAYVITGFVTNGFDTTATSNSALLYSSSLITGVVGNASGLPLSFGLYQNYPNPFNPSTTIKFDISRPSSVLIQVYNVIGERVFQMSYRNLNAGSYEKDLNLDSYASGVYFCRLEAIDKLGDIFTFMKKMLLLK from the coding sequence ATGCTTCGTTTTAGATACCTCGCTCATAATCAGTTGATAGCAATTCTCTTATTCGCATGCGTGATAAATGCAGCCTTCGCTTCGACTCCTTACAAGTGGAAGAGTGTAATCGCGGGCGGGGGAGGATTTGTGCCGGGTATAATCTATCACCCCACCGCCAGAGGACTGGCGTACGCGAGGACCGATATAGGCGGCGCGTACAGATGGGACAACTCAACCAGTCAGTGGATTCCGTTGACAGACATGATGACGCGGAATAATTCTGACTACATGGGGATTCTCTCGATCGCGGTCGATCGGAGCGACACAAACCGTGTTTACATGGAGTGCGGGAAGTACACCCAATCCTGGGCCGGAACAGGCGCGGTTCTGTCTTCGACGGACCAGGGAAACTCGTGGTCCATCAATCCGATACCGGTCAAGATAGGTGGAAACGAGGACGGCCGCGGCGCCGGGGAGCGATTGCAGGTTGACCCCAACGCCGACTCAATTCTATTTATGGGAACGACAAAGGATGGTCTTTGGAAATCTACCGACTTCGCAGCTACTTGGACGAAAGATACTGCATTCGGCGCGGCAAATGTCGACTTCGTTTTGTTTGATCCGACAAGTTCGACACCGGGAGACGCGACGCAGCGGCTCTTCGTAGGTGTCGTCAACACAGGAGGTCAAAGTCTCTATCGCAGCGACGATGGCGGTGGGTCATTTACTCTTGTGGCGGGACAACCGTCAGGCGTCATGGCAATAAGGGCGGACATCGCCGACTCAATGCTGTACGTTACATTCGCGAACTACCAGGGACCGAATAGCGCAACGTCAGGCTCCGTTTGGAAATACAATGTCAACAGCGGTGCATGGACAAACATATCTCCGTCCTCCGGCTCATATGGATTCAGCGGGATATCGGTCTATCAGCGAAATCCGAATTACATAATAGTCAGTACTCTCGACAGGTGGTCGCCGATGGATGAAGTTTACTTGTCGACTAACGGAGGTGCGAGCTGGTCGGGCCGTCTCGTCGGTATGAACCTCGACCACAGTTTTGCACCATACACCTCGACGGTCAACCCACATTGGCTCGCAGCGCTCGTAATGGATCCTTTCGATTCCAGCAAGGGAATGTTCGGGACCGGTTTCGGCATCTGGGCTTGCGACAATTTGTTCGCGTCGACTCCAACCTGGTTTTTCAAGGATAAGAATCTTGAAGAAACGGTCCCGATGCAGATTATCAGCCCAACATTTACTAACCTGATGTCCGCGATGGGAGATTACGATGGGTTCCGCCACGATAATCTCGATGCGTCGCCTGCTCAAGGAAGATACAATCCTCCCAAAGGGACGACTCTCTCAATCGCCAGTGCAGGACTTGTGCCCTCCAAAGTTGTGAAGGCTTACAACTCTTCCCCTTACGGCGCGTACTCGACCGACGGCGGTTCAAGCTGGCACGATTTCACAGGCAGCCGCGGCTCACCTGCTTATCCGACGGGCGCGAACGGGGGAGGGACTTGGTCGATAGCTATTTCATCCGACGGCAATACGATCGTGTGGGGACCGAGCGGCGTCTCGTCGCTTTATTACTCGACAAATTTCGGAAAGAGTTGGTCGAAGAGCCTCAACATTTCCAGTGCTCCACCTCCGGTGGCCGACAGGATGAATCCCGAGAAGTTCTATGCGTTCGACTATTCTCTCGGTAAGATTTCCGTGTCAATCAACGGAGCCGAGACTTTTTTCCAGGGTGCTACAGGACTCCCCACCACATCGTCGATGGAAGATGATCACCTAAGCGCTGTGCCGGGGCGGGAAGGAGACGTGTGGATTTGCTGCGGCGACAACGGCCTCTTCCACTCCACGAATTCTGGTACGTCGGTGACACAGATTACAAGCGTGACCGCTGCTTATAAGGTCGGCTTCGGAAAGCCATTAGTTGCAGGAGAGTATCCGGCAATTTATATCAACGGGGTGGTCGGCGGCGTACTCGGCATCTACCGGTCCGATGACTCAAGTGCAACATGGGTGAGGATTAACGACGATGAACATCAGTTCGGTTGGGTCCATCAGGTAACCGGCGACATGCGTGTGTACGGCCGGTGTTACGTGTCTGCCGAAGGACGCGGCATCCAGTACGGCGAGCCGGTCGGCAGCGACACGACGGATAACCCCTCGAGTTTCAGAATCATGAACACTCCGACAGACAGCTTGAAGCATTTTTATCAAAACATTTCTGTCTCGCTTTCGAAGGCCACCGATCCTGAAAGCAACCCGTTGACGTATATACTTCATTTTTTTGGCCCGGGTGTGGACACCACCTGCGTGTCCCCTGATACCGCTGTCGTCTTCTCGGTGGGAAATATTCTTCCATCAAGCGCGTATGTGATCACCGGATTCGTGACAAATGGATTCGACACCACGGCGACATCGAACAGCGCTCTCCTTTACAGTTCCTCTTTGATTACTGGCGTCGTCGGAAATGCGTCCGGACTACCGTTGTCATTCGGTCTTTACCAGAATTATCCGAATCCGTTCAACCCATCGACCACAATAAAATTCGATATAAGCCGTCCGTCGTCGGTGCTGATCCAGGTATATAACGTGATTGGAGAACGGGTATTCCAGATGAGTTACCGGAACCTGAACGCGGGTAGCTATGAGAAGGATCTCAACCTCGATTCGTACGCGAGCGGCGTCTACTTCTGCAGGCTGGAGGCAATAGACAAGCTCGGCGACATTTTCACTTTTATGAAGAAGATGCTATTGCTGAAATAG